The following proteins come from a genomic window of Corallococcus sp. NCRR:
- a CDS encoding tetratricopeptide repeat protein, with protein sequence MAPSLPTPPSCAGHPDAAAGWRCEHCEALLCPACVETRRMGTVEYTVCVRCEGTANVLLRHRSQRAFRTRLSGALRFPFTVPGLQTLLAVSLMLAVLRVLGMGVRILVVLPMALGLGIFWSTFFALVRGAARGDADPEGPGFTSILQDNIVPGLRGLGVTVGVLAPALARAWNLLPSASGYETVGRVMVPREALEQPVVWEDPLFWGLAGLGLLWMPWALLLASTSQSVFTALNPLRTLQCLRTVGRDAGWVTGVFVLLALAHVGMHQAAGWASFLPVPFVSTWLAEALTCLVPFAAANLLGLVLYVHGDALGYLPARDFLEATLGDTAPQRVPVSLRESPLPEAPAPDAAGVEARVAELGAAVEARDVAKALALYGALHVLPRLRLLPSHHLFIGQAAAVEGDFPLSVKALEAAADTAPDEPTAPRALVLLARVQGEKMGNTMRAEEIYRYIVHRYPDTDAARFAHARLPPAA encoded by the coding sequence AGGCCCTGCTGTGCCCCGCGTGCGTGGAGACCCGGCGCATGGGCACGGTGGAGTACACCGTCTGCGTGCGCTGCGAGGGCACGGCGAACGTGCTGCTGCGCCACCGCTCCCAGCGCGCCTTCCGGACGCGCCTGTCGGGCGCGCTGCGCTTTCCCTTCACCGTTCCGGGCCTGCAGACGCTCCTGGCCGTCAGCCTGATGCTGGCCGTGCTGCGCGTGCTCGGGATGGGCGTGCGCATCCTGGTGGTGCTGCCCATGGCGCTCGGGCTGGGCATCTTCTGGTCCACGTTCTTCGCGCTGGTGCGCGGCGCGGCGCGGGGCGACGCGGATCCCGAAGGCCCCGGCTTCACCAGCATCCTCCAGGACAACATCGTCCCGGGCCTGCGCGGCCTCGGTGTCACCGTGGGTGTCCTCGCGCCCGCGCTCGCTCGCGCCTGGAACCTGCTGCCCTCCGCGTCCGGGTACGAGACCGTGGGGCGCGTCATGGTCCCGCGCGAGGCACTGGAACAGCCCGTGGTGTGGGAGGACCCGCTCTTCTGGGGGCTCGCCGGGCTGGGGCTCCTGTGGATGCCGTGGGCGCTGCTGCTGGCCTCCACGTCGCAGTCGGTGTTCACCGCCCTGAACCCCCTGCGCACGCTCCAGTGCCTGCGGACGGTGGGGCGCGACGCGGGGTGGGTGACGGGCGTGTTCGTGCTGCTGGCGCTCGCCCACGTGGGGATGCACCAGGCCGCGGGGTGGGCGTCCTTTCTGCCCGTGCCCTTCGTCTCCACGTGGCTCGCGGAGGCGCTCACCTGCCTGGTGCCCTTCGCCGCCGCGAACCTGCTGGGGCTCGTGCTGTACGTGCACGGGGATGCGCTGGGCTACCTGCCCGCGCGTGACTTCCTGGAGGCCACGCTGGGTGACACCGCGCCCCAGCGCGTGCCCGTGTCCCTGCGCGAGTCCCCGCTGCCCGAAGCCCCCGCGCCCGACGCCGCCGGAGTCGAGGCCCGGGTGGCCGAGCTGGGCGCGGCGGTGGAGGCGCGCGACGTGGCGAAGGCGCTGGCGCTGTATGGCGCGCTCCACGTTCTGCCCCGCCTGAGGCTTTTGCCTTCACACCATCTGTTCATTGGCCAGGCCGCGGCAGTGGAAGGAGATTTCCCACTGTCGGTCAAAGCGTTGGAAGCCGCGGCGGACACGGCGCCGGATGAACCCACCGCGCCCCGCGCGCTGGTGCTGCTGGCGCGTGTGCAGGGGGAGAAGATGGGAAACACAATGCGCGCGGAGGAGATCTACCGGTACATCGTGCATCGTTATCCGGACACGGATGCCGCACGTTTTGCCCATGCGCGGCTGCCGCCCGCCGCATGA
- a CDS encoding carboxypeptidase-like regulatory domain-containing protein, with protein MERVGGVGMGKQWRRYGWLGLLASVLVTGCDEAPSANRHEDTCAEPMSLRVEVMSSDGAYIQGASVTATNLESNVSITGVTDDRGVTTAINETLAPSPIRVVATAGSHVTLAERVEWACDECHCTPVPDTVTLKLQD; from the coding sequence ATGGAACGGGTTGGGGGCGTGGGGATGGGGAAGCAGTGGAGACGGTATGGTTGGTTGGGGCTCCTCGCGAGCGTGCTGGTGACGGGCTGTGATGAAGCCCCCAGCGCGAACCGGCACGAGGACACCTGCGCGGAGCCGATGTCGCTGCGCGTGGAGGTGATGTCGTCGGACGGCGCGTACATCCAGGGCGCATCCGTGACGGCCACCAACCTGGAGAGCAACGTCAGCATCACCGGCGTGACGGATGACCGGGGCGTCACCACGGCCATCAACGAAACGCTCGCGCCCAGCCCCATCCGCGTGGTGGCCACGGCGGGCTCGCACGTGACGCTCGCGGAGCGCGTGGAGTGGGCCTGCGACGAGTGCCACTGCACGCCTGTTCCCGACACGGTGACGCTCAAGCTCCA